The following are encoded in a window of Primulina eburnea isolate SZY01 chromosome 4, ASM2296580v1, whole genome shotgun sequence genomic DNA:
- the LOC140831143 gene encoding uncharacterized protein: MDSHEMEEERRKKENANASVHRIILRSCFALAFSFLIFLLILFIILYLAVLIGNLSIWCPISVSSQCRIVSSSVDLRSTKVCELGLLNYKAKHVFYPFEKKRYRCHYDYYWASIFKVEYVDHSGQARYAFAEAPNEALPSNCRPNFGAAWLTKDKFKVNETYQCWYTLGISKVSMNHKGLFDCQAQDPSTVEMLKRYSMLFIRMSKSWFSNGASSIRWWRWDMIAGLIAGLATSFLSITLAAFLRQFISIIYRVCLSRISLPCPSIILLKRACLFLVYFSFMSWVTFQYVKRLGLS; the protein is encoded by the exons ATGGATTCGCATGAAATGGAGGAGGAGCGGAGGAAAAAGGAAAACGCTAACGCCAGTGTTCATCGCATAATCTTGCGTTCCTGTTTTGCTCTTGCGTTTTCGTTCTTAATATTTCTGTTAATCTTGTTTATCATACTGTATTTAGCGGTTCTGATTGGAAATCTATCGATCTGGTGCCCGATCTCCGTCTCCTCCCAGTGTAGAATAGTGTCCAGCA GTGTTGATCTGAGGTCAACAAAGGTCTGTGAATTAGGATTATTAAACTACAAAGCCAAGCACGTGTTCTACCCATTTGAGAAAAAAAGATATCGATGCCATTATGATTACTATTGGGCATCTATTTTTAAG GTAGAATATGTAGATCATTCAGGCCAGGCAAGATATGCATTTGCTGAGGCCCCAAATGAAGCCCTCCCATCCAACTGTAGACCCAATTTTGGTGCTGCATGGTTGACAAAAGATAAATTTAAG GTTAATGAAACTTATCAATGCTGGTATACACTGGGGATTTCTAAAGTGAGCATGAATCACAAAGGTTTATTTGACTGCCAGGCCCAGGATCCATCTACTGTTGAGATGCTTAAACGCTATTCCATGTT GTTTATAAGGATGTCAAAGTCCTGGTTTTCCAATGGGGCATCGTCAATAAGATGGTGGAGATGGGACATGATTGCTGGACTCATTGCTGGCTTGGCAACTTCTTTTTTATCCATTACCTTGGCTGCATTTCTGCGGCAGTTTATCTCTATCATCTACCGTGTCTGTTTGTCTAGGATATCCCTTCCATGCCCAAGTATCATTCTACTTAAACGAGCTTGTTTATTTTTAGTGTATTTCTCCTTTATGAGTTGGGTTACTTTTCAGTATGTAAAAAGACTTGGCCTTTCTTAG
- the LOC140831142 gene encoding ATP-dependent Clp protease proteolytic subunit 4, chloroplastic-like, producing the protein MDSLILSAPFSHHFSAASSCHGHHPGPQTTPPTAFCLHRSKTRHRTLPLRCSLASCNHQTLGSSVAAPSEQSLLLHLTDSSPQTPATAMRGADSDAMGLLLKERIVFLGSSIDDLVADSIISQLLLLDAQDSTKDIRLFINSSGGSLSATMAIFDVVRLVRADVSTIALGISASTASIILGGGTKGKRFAMPNTRIMIHQPLGGASGQAIDVEIQAREVMHNKKNVTGIISDCTGRSFEQVEKDIDRDRYMSPIEAVEYGLIDGVIDRDSIIPLEPVPERVKPSTFNYEEISKDPRKFLTPDIPDDEIY; encoded by the exons ATGGACTCACTCATCCTCTCTGCGCCGTTCTCCCACCACTTCTCCGCCGCATCCAGTTGCCACGGCCACCACCCGGGCCCTCAAACTACACCACCTACTGCTTTCTGCCTGCACCGTTCCAAAACCCGCCACCGAACGTTACCCCTCAGATGCTCCCTCGCTTCCTGCAACCACCAAACTCTCGGCTCTTCGGTCGCGGCTCCATCGGAGCAATCCCTCTTGCTCCATCTCACGGATTCTTCCCCTCAGACTCCCGCCACCGCCATGCGTGGCGCCGATTCTGACGCCATGGGGTTGTTGCTCAAGGAGCGCATTGTCTTCCTGGGGAGCAGTATTGATGATCTTGTCGCTGATTCAATTATCAGTCAGCTGTTACTGTTAGACGCTCAGGATTCGACCAAGGATATCCGGCTGTTCATCAATTCGTCTGGTGGCTCTCTCAG CGCTACGATGGCCATCTTTGATGTTGTACGGCTAGTTAGGGCCGATGTCTCCACAATTGCTCTTGGCATTTCAGCATCAACAGCATCCATTATTCTCGGTGGTGGCACTAAAGGCAAGCGCTTTGCAATGCCTAATACCCGAATCATGATCCACCAACCACTCGGAGGTGCTAGTGGGCAAGCAATTGATGTGGAAATTCAAGCCAGGGAGGTAATGCATAACAAGAAGAACGTCACAGGAATTATATCTGATTGCACCGGTAGATCATTTGAACAAGTTGAAAAGGATATTGATAGAGATCGCTACATGTCCCCCATTGAAGCAGTGGAATATGGCTTAATAGATGGAGTTATTGATAGGGATAGCATTATTCCACTTGAGCCTGTCCCAGAAAGAGTTAAGCCCTCTACATTCAATTATGAGGAGATCAGCAAGGATCCTAGAAAGTTCTTAACACCCGATATACCTGATGATGAGATATATTAG